A part of Larkinella insperata genomic DNA contains:
- a CDS encoding DUF4091 domain-containing protein produces the protein MKKWLTLFCLLPGIGCWAQSVDLVRYQELPDPKPVSSASWTAVKPGPNVSFATADVRYAKHTAPDPKTLQKSWKAQAWKGEKVHTQAVVWSAAPLSAVALNWSELKDAKGNKIPAGSASAGFVRYVMTDGLAPTGEGCDERPPGKYDSSLVADPIDLVKVLDVPKQTTQPVWLSVSVPPTTPAGLYTGTLSIGGSGVKPSVLTYTVDVQNRTLPAPKDWKFHLDMWQNPYSVARVHGVKVWSKAHWDLMRPYMKMLADAGQKSITATIINDPWRSQTEDVYGSMVQWTKRKDGSWSYDYTIFDQWVTYMMELGIDRFINCYSMIPWNLKFSYYDEAARKDTFIIAKTGTPEYEAHWRPMLTDFAKHLKQKGWFEKTTIAMDERPMAAMQQALALIKSVDKGFRLSLAGLYHPELEQDLIDYCVATNQTVDEPTMQRRRQAGFNTTYYTCCTERYPNTFTFSPPAEATWISWFAASKGYDGYLRWAYNCWVKDPLRDSRFRTWPAGDTYIVYPGPRTSVRFERLIEGIQDYEKIRILKDEFRAKGQTDKAQQLEKALNTFDVSALANTPAATHLQPAQALLNAF, from the coding sequence ATGAAGAAGTGGCTAACGCTTTTCTGTTTGCTGCCTGGTATCGGCTGTTGGGCGCAGTCGGTTGACTTGGTGCGGTATCAGGAACTACCCGATCCCAAACCCGTTTCTTCGGCCAGCTGGACCGCCGTAAAGCCCGGCCCGAACGTGAGCTTCGCGACGGCCGATGTCCGGTACGCCAAACACACCGCTCCCGATCCGAAGACCCTGCAAAAAAGCTGGAAAGCACAAGCCTGGAAAGGCGAAAAGGTCCACACGCAGGCGGTGGTCTGGAGCGCGGCACCGCTTTCGGCCGTCGCCCTCAACTGGTCGGAGCTGAAAGACGCCAAAGGCAATAAAATTCCCGCGGGAAGCGCGTCGGCCGGTTTTGTCCGGTACGTCATGACCGATGGCCTGGCTCCGACCGGCGAAGGCTGCGACGAACGCCCGCCCGGCAAATACGATTCATCCCTGGTGGCCGACCCCATTGATCTAGTGAAAGTCCTGGACGTACCGAAGCAGACCACGCAACCCGTCTGGCTCAGTGTTTCGGTGCCGCCGACTACCCCCGCCGGGCTGTATACGGGAACATTATCCATCGGTGGTTCGGGAGTTAAACCCAGCGTTTTGACGTACACCGTTGACGTACAGAACCGGACGCTGCCCGCGCCGAAAGACTGGAAGTTTCACCTGGATATGTGGCAAAACCCGTATTCGGTGGCCCGCGTACACGGGGTTAAAGTCTGGTCGAAAGCGCATTGGGACCTCATGCGTCCGTATATGAAAATGCTGGCCGACGCCGGGCAGAAGTCCATCACGGCCACGATTATCAACGATCCCTGGCGGAGCCAGACGGAAGATGTGTACGGTTCGATGGTGCAGTGGACCAAAAGGAAAGACGGCAGCTGGTCGTACGATTACACGATTTTCGACCAGTGGGTGACCTACATGATGGAACTGGGCATCGACCGGTTTATTAACTGCTACAGCATGATTCCCTGGAATCTGAAGTTTAGCTACTACGACGAAGCCGCCCGGAAAGACACCTTTATCATTGCCAAAACCGGCACGCCCGAATACGAAGCCCACTGGCGGCCCATGCTCACTGACTTTGCCAAACACCTGAAACAAAAAGGCTGGTTTGAAAAAACGACCATCGCGATGGACGAGCGGCCGATGGCGGCCATGCAGCAGGCACTGGCCCTGATCAAAAGCGTGGACAAGGGTTTCCGGCTGTCGCTGGCGGGGCTTTACCATCCCGAACTGGAACAGGACCTGATCGATTACTGCGTAGCTACGAACCAGACCGTGGACGAGCCCACGATGCAGCGCCGTCGGCAGGCTGGTTTCAATACAACCTATTACACCTGCTGCACCGAGCGCTACCCAAACACCTTCACGTTTTCGCCCCCGGCCGAAGCCACCTGGATCAGCTGGTTTGCCGCCAGCAAAGGCTACGACGGATATCTGCGCTGGGCCTACAACTGCTGGGTGAAAGACCCCCTGCGTGACTCCCGCTTCCGGACTTGGCCAGCGGGCGACACCTACATCGTCTATCCCGGTCCGCGTACGTCCGTCCGGTTCGAGCGGCTGATCGAGGGCATTCAGGATTACGAGAAAATCCGCATTCTGAAGGACGAGTTTCGGGCGAAGGGGCAAACCGACAAGGCGCAGCAACTGGAAAAGGCCCTGAACACGTTTGACGTCTCGGCACTGGCGAACACCCCGGCGGCAACGCACCTGCAACCGGCCCAAGCCTTACTCAACGCTTTTTAA
- a CDS encoding RagB/SusD family nutrient uptake outer membrane protein codes for MKINKLYTAGLLALTLMVSGCHDSLLNPTPESVLTSANYYQTAKDMDLAVLGVYNRLQSRKPNDYLLLEVPADNLYMGANTSVAGAPELDLLAVNADNPIVADFWEITYNGIFRANSVLANIDKPTDYKGTQKDQFIGEARFMRALFYFDLVRLFGGVPNVTRLISIEDASKLPRATEEEIYNLIVEDLKDAISKLPLQSGIARGRASKGAATALLGKVYVYRKDWTNAKTYLDQMATFNYNLVPNFATLWKLEGEDNAEVLLAMKYIDGTNGHGLSTAFIPNAGAIDVVNRGSEIALPSWSLMKNYQPGDTRYAATVTEFWVPPTKPTDPPIWYPYISKYAVPHTFAASGLDLPVLRYADVLLLKAETLYELGQPEAALAELNKVRARAFGNATQNYKLTDVPNREAFVDKLLLERQLEFAYENERWFDLVRTGRLTTVLTKEERLFNYATKAPVTVQLSPQAYMKAFPVPLRQINQSGPGVLTQNDGY; via the coding sequence ATGAAAATTAATAAACTATACACAGCGGGTTTACTGGCCTTGACGCTAATGGTGTCCGGCTGCCACGATAGTCTGCTGAATCCCACGCCGGAGTCCGTGCTGACGTCGGCCAATTACTACCAGACCGCCAAGGACATGGATCTGGCGGTGCTGGGGGTTTACAACCGGCTGCAAAGCCGCAAACCGAACGATTACCTGCTGCTGGAAGTGCCCGCCGACAACCTCTACATGGGCGCCAACACCTCGGTGGCCGGGGCGCCGGAGCTGGATTTGCTGGCCGTCAACGCCGACAACCCAATCGTGGCCGATTTCTGGGAGATAACCTACAACGGTATTTTTCGCGCTAACTCCGTGCTGGCGAATATCGACAAACCGACGGATTACAAAGGCACGCAGAAAGACCAGTTTATCGGCGAAGCCCGGTTCATGCGGGCGCTGTTTTACTTTGATCTGGTCCGGCTCTTCGGCGGAGTACCGAACGTAACCCGCCTGATTTCCATTGAAGACGCCAGCAAATTGCCGCGCGCTACCGAGGAGGAAATCTACAACCTGATTGTGGAAGACCTGAAAGATGCCATCAGCAAACTGCCCCTGCAAAGCGGCATTGCGCGGGGCCGGGCCAGTAAAGGGGCCGCGACGGCTTTACTGGGCAAAGTCTACGTGTATCGCAAAGACTGGACGAACGCCAAGACGTACCTCGACCAGATGGCGACCTTCAACTACAATCTGGTGCCGAATTTTGCGACGCTCTGGAAACTCGAAGGCGAAGACAACGCCGAGGTTTTGTTGGCCATGAAGTACATCGACGGCACGAACGGTCACGGCCTGTCCACGGCGTTCATTCCCAACGCCGGAGCGATTGATGTCGTCAACCGGGGTTCCGAAATTGCCCTGCCGTCGTGGAGCCTGATGAAAAATTACCAGCCGGGCGACACCCGCTATGCCGCCACGGTAACCGAATTCTGGGTGCCGCCCACCAAACCGACTGATCCGCCAATTTGGTACCCGTACATCAGTAAATATGCCGTGCCGCACACCTTTGCTGCATCGGGGCTGGATTTGCCGGTTTTGCGGTATGCCGACGTATTGTTGCTGAAAGCCGAAACGCTTTACGAACTCGGTCAGCCCGAAGCGGCTCTGGCTGAACTCAACAAAGTTCGCGCCCGGGCTTTCGGGAATGCCACGCAAAACTACAAGCTGACCGATGTTCCAAACCGGGAAGCCTTCGTGGATAAGCTGCTGCTCGAACGCCAGCTGGAGTTTGCCTACGAAAACGAGCGCTGGTTCGACCTGGTGCGCACGGGCCGGTTGACGACGGTTCTGACGAAAGAGGAACGGTTGTTCAATTACGCGACCAAAGCGCCGGTAACGGTTCAACTAAGCCCGCAAGCGTACATGAAAGCGTTTCCGGTGCCGCTGCGGCAGATCAACCAGTCGGGCCCCGGCGTGCTGACGCAGAACGATGGGTATTAA
- a CDS encoding SusC/RagA family TonB-linked outer membrane protein, translated as MRMFTHKWPRLLYVLVLLGCSTLVSWAASSPSVRRAHTRVLDWQISGKVTSEKGETLPGVTVILKGSSLGTSTDANGNYFLKVPETAGTLVFSSVGTTTKEISFTGPGVVNVALNDDAKALEEVVVVGYGTVKKSSVTAAVSKIENKILNEIPAGRAETALVGRLAGVNVSQTRSSPGSAPLIRIRGAGSIDAGNEPLVVIDGFPGGSLGQINMNDVESIEVLKDASSAAIYGSRAAGGVIIVTTKRGKTGKPKFNFNAYYGMSKARLHDDWLTLDDYYNYSVRYQNREYAWIGGDTSIPVWGDPRRPGQYQVSDTVRRSASTIWQDAVTQVAPIQSYNLSVGGGTDNVKYYVSGVVLNEQGTVKNTDYKQYSLRTNLDVKINPVVSLGFLFNPTYATRRSAPTDMVSLVKYPNFVALRRPDGTYPKARDYWGQNVTSQANPMAILDGTVINGYSLNNVGEAFVALDLLEGLRLRSSVGTNISYNTNERFQASFATNNGISSGLANDSRSINLINENTLNYSKTFGTDHDFSALLGASYQRNTSRNAYMAAVPGSFNNDIIQTLNNAIIDPASTGSTKSEWGLVSYFSRVNYGYKEKYLLSASIRADGSSRFGPANKWGYFPSASVAWRVTQEEFMKNLPVIDELKLRASYGATGNFNIGDFDYLGRISSVLYAPGGALTKGQAQTSFGNNNLSWEKTNGYDFGLELGILKNRLNITVDYYDKRTTDLLYNVSIPGITGFTSSISNVGDISNKGIEFEIQSKNLTGELKWQTSFNLARNRNKVVDLGGVQERITTDAFGMSWILRVGEPMFSYYGYRSIGVLQNAEQVKNTPVLVGSKPGNPIYEDRNKDGKIDSQDKVILGNFQPKLFLGMVNNFSWKAFDLSIAMQASLGAKIYNFENQYYQGNVLGALRRSLVENQWWSEQEPGDGKMPASALSQLNFQGASDVYIEDGSFLAVRNINLGYTLPGALVQKLKLGSCRVYASGNNLIFLTSKSFHGYNPEGYTSGEIAGVGSRPGYNSGSEPVNRVVTFGINLSF; from the coding sequence ATGAGAATGTTTACGCACAAATGGCCGCGGCTGCTCTACGTCCTGGTGTTGCTGGGGTGTAGCACCCTGGTAAGCTGGGCCGCTTCCTCGCCCTCGGTTCGCAGGGCCCATACCCGGGTGCTGGACTGGCAAATTTCGGGCAAGGTAACCTCCGAAAAAGGCGAGACCCTGCCCGGAGTCACGGTTATCCTAAAAGGCAGTTCGCTGGGAACCTCCACGGACGCCAACGGCAACTACTTCCTGAAAGTACCCGAAACGGCGGGCACATTGGTGTTCTCATCGGTCGGCACAACAACCAAAGAAATCTCCTTTACCGGCCCCGGTGTGGTAAACGTGGCCCTGAATGACGACGCCAAAGCCCTGGAGGAAGTGGTGGTGGTCGGCTACGGAACCGTCAAGAAAAGCTCGGTGACGGCGGCTGTTTCCAAAATTGAAAACAAGATTCTAAACGAGATTCCGGCGGGCCGGGCCGAAACGGCGCTGGTGGGTCGGCTGGCGGGGGTGAACGTTTCGCAGACGCGCAGTTCGCCGGGGTCGGCTCCGCTGATCCGGATTCGGGGGGCGGGTTCCATCGACGCCGGAAACGAACCGCTGGTAGTGATCGACGGCTTTCCGGGCGGTAGTCTGGGCCAGATCAACATGAACGACGTGGAGTCGATTGAAGTTCTGAAAGATGCGTCTTCGGCGGCCATCTACGGTTCGCGGGCCGCGGGCGGGGTCATCATCGTCACGACCAAGCGGGGGAAAACCGGCAAGCCGAAATTTAATTTCAACGCCTACTACGGGATGTCGAAAGCGCGGCTGCACGACGACTGGCTGACCCTGGATGACTATTACAACTACAGCGTGCGCTACCAGAACCGCGAATACGCCTGGATTGGGGGCGACACGTCCATTCCGGTCTGGGGCGACCCGCGTCGTCCGGGTCAGTATCAGGTGAGCGATACGGTTCGCCGGAGCGCCAGCACCATCTGGCAGGACGCCGTCACGCAGGTGGCCCCCATTCAGAGCTACAACCTTTCGGTGGGCGGTGGTACCGACAACGTGAAATACTACGTTTCGGGCGTGGTGCTGAACGAGCAGGGAACCGTTAAAAATACCGACTACAAGCAATATAGCCTGCGGACCAATCTGGACGTGAAAATCAATCCGGTGGTTAGCCTGGGCTTTTTATTCAACCCGACGTATGCCACCCGCCGGAGCGCCCCGACCGATATGGTGAGTCTGGTGAAATACCCCAACTTCGTTGCCCTCCGGCGCCCCGACGGTACCTACCCGAAAGCGCGGGATTACTGGGGACAAAACGTAACGTCGCAGGCCAATCCGATGGCGATTCTGGACGGAACGGTGATCAACGGCTACTCGCTGAACAACGTCGGTGAAGCGTTCGTTGCGCTCGATCTGCTGGAAGGACTGCGGTTGCGCTCGTCAGTCGGAACCAACATTTCGTACAACACCAACGAACGGTTTCAGGCCAGTTTTGCCACCAACAACGGCATCAGCAGCGGGTTGGCCAATGATTCGCGCAGCATCAACCTGATCAACGAAAACACGCTGAATTACAGCAAGACTTTCGGTACGGACCACGATTTCAGCGCCTTGCTGGGAGCGTCGTACCAGCGCAACACCTCGCGCAACGCCTACATGGCCGCCGTGCCGGGTTCGTTCAACAACGACATTATTCAAACGCTCAACAACGCCATCATCGACCCGGCTTCCACCGGAAGCACCAAGTCGGAGTGGGGGCTAGTTTCGTACTTCAGCCGCGTGAATTACGGGTACAAAGAAAAATACCTGCTGTCGGCGTCGATCCGGGCCGACGGAAGTTCGCGCTTCGGACCGGCCAACAAATGGGGGTATTTCCCCTCGGCGTCGGTGGCCTGGCGCGTGACGCAGGAAGAATTTATGAAAAACCTGCCGGTGATCGACGAACTGAAACTGCGGGCCAGCTACGGGGCTACCGGGAACTTCAACATCGGCGACTTCGACTACCTGGGCCGCATCAGCAGCGTCTTGTACGCTCCGGGCGGGGCGCTGACGAAAGGACAGGCGCAGACCTCCTTCGGCAACAACAACCTGAGTTGGGAAAAGACGAACGGGTATGATTTCGGTCTGGAGCTGGGCATCCTGAAAAACCGCCTGAACATCACCGTTGACTACTACGACAAACGCACCACCGACCTGCTGTACAACGTCTCGATTCCGGGCATTACGGGCTTTACCAGCTCGATTTCCAACGTCGGCGACATCAGCAACAAGGGCATTGAGTTTGAAATTCAGTCGAAAAACCTGACGGGGGAACTGAAGTGGCAGACCTCGTTTAACCTGGCCCGCAACCGCAACAAAGTGGTCGACCTGGGCGGGGTGCAGGAGCGGATCACGACGGATGCCTTCGGGATGAGCTGGATTCTGCGCGTGGGCGAGCCGATGTTCTCCTACTACGGTTACCGGTCCATCGGGGTGCTGCAAAACGCCGAGCAGGTGAAAAATACGCCGGTGCTGGTGGGGTCGAAACCGGGTAACCCGATCTACGAAGACCGCAACAAAGACGGTAAAATCGACTCGCAGGACAAGGTGATTCTGGGTAATTTCCAGCCGAAACTGTTTCTGGGCATGGTCAACAACTTTTCCTGGAAAGCCTTCGATCTGAGCATCGCCATGCAGGCATCGCTGGGGGCCAAGATTTACAATTTTGAAAACCAGTACTACCAGGGTAACGTGCTCGGGGCCTTGCGCCGGTCGCTGGTCGAAAACCAGTGGTGGTCGGAGCAGGAGCCGGGCGACGGTAAAATGCCCGCCAGTGCCCTAAGCCAGTTGAATTTCCAGGGCGCGTCGGATGTGTACATCGAAGACGGTTCGTTTCTGGCCGTCCGGAACATCAACCTGGGCTACACGCTGCCGGGTGCGCTGGTGCAGAAACTAAAGCTGGGAAGCTGCCGGGTGTATGCGTCGGGCAACAACCTGATTTTCCTGACCAGCAAGAGCTTCCACGGTTACAACCCCGAGGGCTACACGAGTGGCGAAATTGCCGGGGTGGGCAGCCGTCCGGGCTATAACTCGGGCTCGGAGCCGGTCAACCGGGTCGTGACGTTTGGTATCAATCTGAGCTTTTAA
- a CDS encoding dihydrodipicolinate synthase family protein encodes MTLRPEIHELLHAGTVIPAHPLALNADRQFDEARQRGLTRYYIASGAGGVAVGVHTTQFEIRDPAINLYETVLKTAADEIELAQLDRPFIKVAGIVGPTEQALREAKLAGQYGYDLGLLSMGGLKDWTEEAILDRVRAVAEVIPVFGFYLQPSVGGRIFSYDFWKAFAEIPNIQAIKVASFNRYQTLDVVRAVCHSSRREEIALYTGNDDNIVADLLTTYRFTVDGKTVEKGFVGGLLGHWAVWTQKAVELLTEIKTCLNNHNEGLAELLTRNVEVTDSNAAFFDPSHNFHGCIAGLHEVLRRQGLLEGTWCLNPAEDLSPGQLEEIDRVYAMYPHLNDDAFVREHLSSPDLTLSFS; translated from the coding sequence ATGACTTTACGACCCGAAATACACGAATTATTGCACGCGGGCACCGTGATTCCCGCCCACCCGCTGGCCCTGAACGCCGACCGGCAGTTCGATGAAGCCCGCCAGCGCGGACTGACCCGTTACTACATCGCCAGCGGAGCCGGTGGGGTGGCCGTGGGCGTCCACACGACTCAGTTCGAAATTCGCGACCCTGCCATCAACCTCTACGAAACGGTGTTGAAAACGGCCGCCGACGAAATTGAGCTGGCTCAGTTGGACCGCCCGTTTATCAAAGTGGCCGGGATTGTCGGTCCGACAGAACAGGCCCTCCGTGAAGCCAAACTGGCCGGGCAATATGGGTATGATCTGGGACTGCTCAGCATGGGCGGCCTCAAAGACTGGACTGAAGAAGCCATTCTGGACCGGGTGCGGGCGGTGGCCGAGGTGATTCCCGTCTTTGGGTTTTACCTCCAACCGTCGGTGGGTGGCCGCATTTTTAGTTACGACTTCTGGAAAGCGTTTGCCGAGATTCCCAACATTCAGGCCATCAAAGTTGCCAGCTTCAACCGGTACCAGACGCTGGATGTGGTCCGCGCGGTGTGCCATTCGAGCCGCCGGGAGGAGATTGCGCTCTACACCGGTAATGACGATAACATTGTAGCCGATCTGCTGACGACCTACCGGTTTACCGTTGATGGCAAAACGGTGGAAAAGGGCTTTGTCGGCGGCCTGCTGGGCCATTGGGCCGTTTGGACCCAGAAAGCCGTTGAGCTGCTGACCGAGATCAAAACCTGCCTGAACAACCACAACGAAGGGTTGGCCGAACTGCTGACCCGCAACGTGGAAGTCACCGACAGCAACGCAGCTTTTTTCGATCCGAGCCACAATTTCCACGGTTGCATTGCCGGCCTGCATGAGGTCCTGCGTCGGCAGGGTCTTCTGGAGGGAACCTGGTGTCTGAATCCGGCGGAGGATTTGTCGCCGGGCCAGCTAGAAGAAATCGACCGCGTGTACGCCATGTATCCGCACCTGAACGACGATGCGTTTGTGCGGGAACATCTGAGTAGCCCGGACCTCACGTTGTCTTTTTCCTGA
- a CDS encoding NAD-dependent epimerase/dehydratase family protein has protein sequence MNDLQALEQELIKPSPALVSDLYELDGDILILGVAGKMGPSMARLAKQAIDQAGIQKRVIGVSRFSDKQMQGELEADGIETISADLLNEADLAALPDVANVLYLAGTKFGTTGKEAFTWAMNAYLPGRVAEKYRNSRIVAFSTGNVYPFTSVTSGGATESTPPEPVGEYGQSCLGRERVFQYFAEKNNTPTLIYRLNYAIDLRYGVLLEVAKSVLAEKPINLTMGNANVIWQGDANEIAIRALRHCDVPAKLLNVTGPETVSIQWVAQEYGKLLGKEPKFVGEAQPTALLSNASEAFRLFGYPRVTLRQMMELTAAWLQGGGTLLNKPTHFQTRDGKF, from the coding sequence ATGAACGATCTGCAAGCATTGGAACAGGAACTCATCAAGCCCTCACCGGCCCTGGTTTCCGATTTATACGAACTCGACGGCGACATCCTCATCCTGGGCGTTGCCGGGAAAATGGGGCCGAGTATGGCCCGGCTGGCAAAACAGGCCATCGATCAGGCCGGAATCCAGAAGCGCGTCATCGGGGTTTCGCGCTTTTCCGATAAACAGATGCAGGGCGAACTGGAAGCCGACGGCATTGAAACGATCTCCGCCGATTTGCTCAACGAAGCCGATTTAGCCGCTCTGCCCGATGTGGCCAACGTCCTGTATCTGGCGGGCACCAAATTCGGCACCACCGGAAAGGAGGCCTTCACCTGGGCGATGAACGCGTATTTGCCGGGCCGGGTCGCCGAAAAATACCGCAACTCGCGGATTGTGGCGTTTTCCACCGGCAACGTCTACCCCTTCACGTCGGTTACGTCCGGCGGAGCAACCGAGTCCACTCCGCCCGAACCGGTGGGCGAATACGGCCAGTCGTGTCTGGGCCGCGAGCGGGTGTTCCAATACTTTGCGGAGAAAAACAACACGCCGACGCTCATTTACCGGCTCAACTACGCCATTGATCTGCGTTACGGGGTGCTGCTGGAAGTCGCCAAGTCGGTGCTGGCCGAAAAGCCGATCAACCTGACGATGGGTAACGCCAACGTGATCTGGCAGGGCGACGCCAACGAAATTGCGATCCGGGCGCTGCGGCACTGCGACGTCCCGGCCAAACTCCTGAACGTGACCGGTCCCGAAACCGTCTCGATTCAATGGGTGGCGCAGGAATACGGCAAGCTGCTGGGCAAAGAACCGAAGTTCGTTGGCGAAGCGCAGCCGACGGCCCTACTGAGCAATGCGTCCGAGGCTTTCCGGTTGTTTGGCTACCCGCGCGTGACGCTCCGCCAAATGATGGAACTGACCGCGGCCTGGCTGCAGGGGGGCGGTACGCTCCTGAACAAACCGACTCACTTCCAAACCCGCGACGGCAAATTTTAA
- a CDS encoding Nramp family divalent metal transporter translates to MQSKAAHSQADATAKPVARTFRGWLSSLGPSIITAALVFGPSKMTITSKMGAEYGYALLWIIVMAIFFMTVFTAMATRIGLATNQSLLATIRQKWGNGAALAVGIGVFLVATSFQAGNSIGVGISIAEATHTPINLWIGLFTILGIGLLFFKTFYKVLEKLMIFLIGVMLVAFLITLFLSKPDYAEVVTGFVPSVPVGSLGLVIAFTASCFSIVGAFYQSYLVQERVRVNPAVRNQPVDTVTGMTLMGLMSATVLICAAAVLHPKGLKVASASDMGRALEPIFGPYGSALFLIGLFGASFSSLVGNASVGGTLLGEALGYGSQLSSKMVKYLIALVMVIGAAIAIIFGKLPLELIIFAQSITILVVPFIGVAMYAIGNDSAIMGRYTNSTFVKIVGAIGLLVIIGLALSNVNQLFFK, encoded by the coding sequence ATGCAATCAAAAGCTGCTCATTCGCAGGCCGACGCAACGGCAAAACCGGTTGCCCGCACGTTTCGGGGCTGGCTATCTTCACTGGGGCCCAGCATCATCACGGCTGCCCTGGTGTTTGGTCCCAGCAAAATGACCATTACCTCCAAGATGGGGGCCGAATACGGATACGCCTTGCTGTGGATCATTGTCATGGCCATCTTTTTTATGACGGTGTTCACGGCCATGGCAACCCGCATTGGATTGGCTACGAACCAGTCGCTGCTGGCTACGATCCGCCAGAAGTGGGGCAACGGGGCCGCCCTGGCCGTGGGCATCGGCGTGTTTCTGGTGGCTACTTCCTTTCAGGCCGGTAATTCCATCGGGGTCGGCATTTCCATTGCCGAAGCAACCCACACCCCGATCAATCTGTGGATTGGTCTGTTTACCATCCTGGGCATCGGACTGCTGTTTTTCAAGACGTTCTACAAAGTGCTCGAAAAGCTCATGATTTTCCTGATTGGCGTCATGCTGGTGGCTTTTCTGATCACCCTGTTTCTGTCCAAACCGGATTACGCTGAAGTCGTAACGGGTTTTGTTCCGTCGGTTCCGGTGGGATCGCTGGGCTTGGTGATTGCCTTTACGGCTTCCTGTTTCTCCATTGTCGGCGCGTTTTATCAATCCTACCTGGTGCAGGAACGGGTGCGGGTTAATCCAGCCGTTCGCAATCAACCGGTCGATACCGTGACGGGCATGACGCTGATGGGCCTGATGAGTGCGACGGTGCTTATTTGCGCGGCCGCCGTGTTGCATCCCAAGGGGCTAAAAGTGGCGTCGGCTTCTGACATGGGCCGGGCACTCGAACCTATTTTTGGCCCGTACGGGTCGGCGCTGTTTCTGATTGGGTTGTTCGGCGCTTCGTTTTCGTCGCTGGTGGGCAATGCGTCCGTAGGCGGTACGCTGCTGGGTGAAGCCCTGGGCTACGGCAGTCAGCTTAGTTCGAAGATGGTTAAATACCTGATTGCGCTGGTGATGGTAATCGGGGCGGCCATTGCCATTATTTTTGGAAAGCTGCCACTCGAACTGATCATTTTTGCCCAGAGCATTACCATTCTGGTGGTGCCCTTTATCGGCGTGGCCATGTATGCCATTGGCAACGACTCGGCCATTATGGGGCGCTACACCAACTCGACCTTCGTTAAAATCGTTGGGGCGATAGGGTTGTTGGTCATTATCGGGCTGGCGCTGAGTAACGTTAATCAGTTGTTTTTCAAGTAA